The genome window AGCGGCCCGCTGAAGACCTCGCCGAGCAGGATCGGTTGGTCGTGGGCCTCGACCGCCCCACCTTCCTCGGTGGTCAGGCCGCCCCAGTCAATGCCGATGTCGCTCAGCGCCGACTTGTTCAGGTCCACCACCTTCACGTGCACCAGGATCTGGCGCGGCGCGTAGGCGGGCGCGGTGATGAGGTCCACCACCGATACCTGCTTGCCCAGCGCCTTCATGATCTGGTCCACGCGCGCCCGCTGCTCCGGGGTCGCCGTGCCCTGGAACAGCAGTGTGCTGTCGCTCAGGGCGCGCACGGCGATGTCCGGGCCGACGACGCTCTGGATCTGCGCCACGTCGAGCGCCGCTCGCTGCATCGGCGTGCGCACCTGGATCAGGTTGCTCACGCGCGGGGCGTAGGCGCTCGCGATGGCCTCGGCGCGCTCCGCGCTGTAGGCGATCTCCACCGCGCCCTCGAGCACGACCACGCCGTTATGCTCGCTGACGTGGATGCCGGGCTGAGCGATGACCTCGGCGATGCGCTGCACCACCTCCTCCATCCGCGTGGGCGGGGGGGTCACCGTCACTTTGAAGGCATGCTGGCCCTTGTCATCCCATACGTAGAAGTCGGTGGCGCCTGGCGCCTTGCCGGTGAGCATGATCTGCCGCGCCGACAGAACCACGTAGTCGGCGATCATCGGGTCCGCCACCGCAGCGCGCTTCAGGCCCTGGAAGTCGAGGACCTCGGAGCCCCCGACCTGCAGCGACTTCTCCACCGCTGCCGGCGCCGCGCCCGCCGCAGTGTAGGCGAAGGCCAACAGCACCATCGCCAGCACTATCGCCAGGGCGAGGCGGCGCGCAATCTGCTGTGCGAAAAGAGAGTTGGTTCTCATCGGGTCTATTTCCGCCCCGATGGATCGGGGCTTCCTCCTGTTGGACTCACCCCT of Armatimonadota bacterium contains these proteins:
- a CDS encoding pilus assembly protein N-terminal domain-containing protein, with the protein product MRTNSLFAQQIARRLALAIVLAMVLLAFAYTAAGAAPAAVEKSLQVGGSEVLDFQGLKRAAVADPMIADYVVLSARQIMLTGKAPGATDFYVWDDKGQHAFKVTVTPPPTRMEEVVQRIAEVIAQPGIHVSEHNGVVVLEGAVEIAYSAERAEAIASAYAPRVSNLIQVRTPMQRAALDVAQIQSVVGPDIAVRALSDSTLLFQGTATPEQRARVDQIMKALGKQVSVVDLITAPAYAPRQILVHVKVVDLNKSALSDIGIDWGGLTTEEGGAVEAHDQPILLGEVFSGPLALDAGGPIRRLEGLSARIKALVTDNKARVLAEPNLLVREGESASMLVGGEIPIPVAQTGTGTSATGAVSVEWKEFGVKLDITGKIASDNKSIDLDVTPEVSSLDFANAIVVSGFALPALRTRRAHSVLHIGDGQTLVIGGLYQSDISKVVSKVPLLGDIPIIGEFFKHTRNNKTETELVIFVTPEIMTESSTAARTSAALDQAGESK